In the genome of Monodelphis domestica isolate mMonDom1 chromosome 2, mMonDom1.pri, whole genome shotgun sequence, one region contains:
- the GPR25 gene encoding probable G-protein coupled receptor 25: MTTESWSPSLGEEDGNYDWSGDYGEPKLCLTSDLPYGYVYIPLLYLAAFGAGLVGNSFVVWLLVGQQGPRRLVDTFVLHLAVADLVFVVTLPFWATAAGLGGRWTFGEGLCKVSSFVIAVTRCASTLLLAGMSVDRYLAVVKLLDAKPLRNQSCMLTACGVIWIISILAGIPSLVYRKLLPMPVGPGSLCGDDHTDIFQWLSLLVLFLTFILPLAITFFCYSLISRRLWSLPHLSRGRKNSLRIIFAIMGTFTCCWLPFSLLKTFFHIAHLRALPLDCPVILALRWGFTLTTCLAFVNSSANPIIYLLLDRSFQARVRGSCRRTRPPLTSRGSSASSLSGGDSWSWGLGRSIRTTPRISFLQNP, translated from the coding sequence ATGACAACAGAATCCTGGAGCCCCAGTCTTGGAGAGGAAGATGGGAACTATGACTGGTCAGGGGACTATGGAGAGCCCAAGCTCTGTCTCACTTCTGACCTCCCCTATGGTTATGTCTATATACCCCTCCTTTACCTGGCAGCCTTTGGGGCTGGGCTGGTGGGCAACTCCTTTGTGGTTTGGCTGCTGGTTGGGCAGCAGGGCCCCCGGCGGCTGGTGGACACCTTTGTGCTCCACCTGGCTGTGGCTGACCTGGTGTTTGTGGTCACCCTACCGTTCTGGGCCACAGCCGCAGGACTGGGCGGCCGCTGGACCTTTGGGGAGGGTCTCTGCAAGGTCAGCAGTTTTGTTATCGCAGTGACCAGATGTGCCAGTACCCTACTTCTGGCTGGCATGAGTGTGGATCGATACCTAGCCGTGGTGAAACTCCTGGATGCCAAGCCTCTTCGGAACCAGAGCTGCATGCTGACGGCATGTGGAGTGATCTGGATCATCTCCATTCTGGCTGGCATTCCCTCTCTGGTCTACAGGAAATTGTTGCCCATGCCAGTCGGTCCTGGCAGCCTGTGTGGAGATGACCATACTGACATCTTCCAGTGGCTCAGCCTCCTGGTCCTCTTCCTCACATTCATCCTCCCGCTGGCCATCACCTTTTTCTGCTACTCCCTTATCTCTCGACGTCTCTGGAGTCTCCCTCACCTGAGCAGGGGTCGGAAGAACTCCCTGAGGATCATCTTTGCCATCATGGGCACCTTCACCTGCTGCTGGCTTCCCTTTAGCCTATTGAAGACATTCTTCCACATCGCCCACCTGAGAGCTCTGCCTTTAGACTGCCCAGTGATTCTGGCACTGCGCTGGGGCTTCACCCTCACCACCTGCCTAGCCTTTGTCAATAGCAGTGCCAACCCCATCATCTACCTTCTTCTGGATCGTTCCTTCCAGGCTCGGGTTCGGGGGTCCTGCAGGAGGACCCGACCTCCCCTGACAAGCAGAGGGAGCTCAGCCtcctctctctctgggggtgacaGCTGGAGCTGGGGACTAGGACGGAGCATCCGCACCACTCCTAGAATTTCCTTCCTCCAAAATCcatga